In the Theobroma cacao cultivar B97-61/B2 chromosome 1, Criollo_cocoa_genome_V2, whole genome shotgun sequence genome, one interval contains:
- the LOC18612232 gene encoding putative methyltransferase NSUN6 isoform X1 translates to MKKKGRDLLEAFRKTFLTLQNPTPRQIKMDASSERYCYNPILRWNPQVEDYFIKAYGSLHFAQISKALTRPSCYSCIRVNTLKTTSDAVIEKLQEIMRKSGSDNDVEDINFEEIKANKSIDLDMAEKQSCLQNGSVSKCQIPGLEYVVFVKGSGPHTIDYGYAPDKPPKEVLVSRKCAEAVLRGAQVYVPGVMACSAHVEEGDAVAVSVAVEQPAPDGGWGLGITRGTVLQGLQTDPYYFERNGLYIGQGTTMLSRARIFRASLGIAVDMNNQVFKLPSFHDVLEGEIFLQNLPSIVAAHALDPRKGERILDMCAAPGGKTTAIAILMKDEGEVIAADRSHNKVMDIQKLAAEMGLTCITTYKLDALKAVCKRNGSSDMTTLCGNKDNNDVVIQSSDLRPLENGGSSTTTVGLNADTNCKENVSNEKANERTYISKADIRKNMRRMRNGPGRNQSLGGRVENSKGFLPNSFDRVLLDAPCSALGLRPRLFAGEETIETLRNHGKYQRRMFDQAVQLVRPGGVLVYSTCTINPGENEALVRYALDTYKFLSLAPQHPRIGGPGLVGSCQFPDGYIEEWLRPGEEELVQRFDPSSPLDTIGFFIAKFVVGPKET, encoded by the exons atgaagaagaaagggaGGGATTTACTTGAAGCCTTCCGCAAAACCTTCCTCACTCTCCAGAACCCTACTCCCCGCCAG ATAAAGATGGATGCATCATCAGAGCGTTACTGTTACAACCCCATATTGCGTTGGAATCCTCAGGTGGAAGATTACTTCATCAAAGCCTATGGGTCTCTTCATTTTGCTCAAATCTCCAAAGCTTTAAC GCGTCCATCTTGCTACTCTTGTATTCGAGTGAATACTCTCAAGACGACAAGTGATGCTGTCATTGAGAAACTTCAGGAAATCATGAGAAAGTCAGGGTCTGATAATGATGTTGAAGACATAAATTTCGAAGAAATTAAAGCAAATAAAAGTATTGATTTGGATATGGCTGAGAAGCAATCGTGCTTGCAAAATGGGTCTGTCTCTAAGTGTCAGATACCAGGCTTAGAATATGTTGTATTTGTCAAGGGTTCTGGACCACATACAATTGACTATGGTTATGCGCCTGATAAACCTCCGAAGGAGGTACTTGTTAGTAGGAAATGTGCTGAAGCAGTTCTTCGAGGTGCTCAG GTATATGTTCCTGGTGTAATGGCCTGCAGTGCTCATGTTGAGGAAGGGGATGCAGTTGCAGTTTCAGTTGCTGTGGAGCAGCCTGCTCCTGATGGTGGATGGGGACTTGGTATAACACGTGGGACTGTTCTGCAGGGACTGCAGACAG ATCCTTATTACTTTGAACGAAATGGATTATACATTGGTCAAGGAACAACAATGTTGTCAAGAGCTCGGATCTTTCGTGCTTCTCTAGGAATTGCTGTTGATATGAATAATCAAGTATTTAAGTTGCCTTCCTTTCATG ATGTGCTTGAGGGGGAAATATTTCTTCAAAACCTGCCAAGCATTGTCGCTGCTCATGCTCTTG aTCCTCGGAAAGGTGAGCGAATACTAGACATGTGTGCAGCTCCAGGAGGGAAGACAACTGCAATTGCTATCCTTATGAAGGATGAAGGGGAGGTCATTGCTGCAGATAGATCTCATAATAAG GTTATGGATATTCAGAAATTGGCTGCTGAGATGGGTTTGACTTGTAttacaacttacaaactagATGCTCTCAAAGCTGTTTGTAAAAGAAATGGGTCAAGTGACATGACCACTTTGTGCGGTAACAAGGATAACAATGATGTAGTGATTCAAAGTTCTGACTTGAGGCCTCTTGAGAATGGGGGTTCATCTACTACCACTGTAGGATTGAATGCTGATACAAATTGCAAGGAGAATG TTAGCAATGAAAAAGCGAATGAGAGAACTTACATTAGCAAAGCTGACATCAGGAAGAACATGCGAAGAATGAGGAATGGTCCTGGGAGAAATCAAAGCCTAGGTGGTAGGGTTGAGAATTCAAAAGGCTTCCTTCCTAACAGCTTTGATCGGGTTCTTCTTGATGCTCCTTGTTCGGCTCTTGGTTTGAGACCTAGACTTTTTGCTGGAGAG GAAACGATAGAGACGTTAAGAAATCATGGGAAATATCAAAGGAGAATGTTTGATCAGGCTGTTCAGTTAGTACGCCCTGGTGGGGTCCTTGTGTACTCAAC ATGTACAATTAATCCTGGTGAGAATGAAGCATTGGTCAGATATGCGTTGGATACGTATAAGTTCCTCTCTTTAGCACCACAG CACCCAAGAATTGGAGGACCTGGTCTTGTTGGTAGTTGCCAATTTCCAGATGGATATATTGA AGAGTGGCTAAGACCTGGAGAGGAGGAGTTGGTTCAGAGGTTTGATCCCTCGTCTCCACTTGATACAATAGGGTTCTTCATAGCCAAGTTTGTTGTAGGCCCCAAAGAAACCTGA
- the LOC18612232 gene encoding putative methyltransferase NSUN6 isoform X4 — MKKKGRDLLEAFRKTFLTLQNPTPRQIKMDASSERYCYNPILRWNPQVEDYFIKAYGSLHFAQISKALTRPSCYSCIRVNTLKTTSDAVIEKLQEIMRKSGSDNDVEDINFEEIKANKSIDLDMAEKQSCLQNGSVSKCQIPGLEYVVFVKGSGPHTIDYGYAPDKPPKEVLVSRKCAEAVLRGAQVYVPGVMACSAHVEEGDAVAVSVAVEQPAPDGGWGLGITRGTVLQGLQTDPYYFERNGLYIGQGTTMLSRARIFRASLGIAVDMNNQVFKLPSFHDVLEGEIFLQNLPSIVAAHALDPRKGERILDMCAAPGGKTTAIAILMKDEGEVIAADRSHNKVMDIQKLAAEMGLTCITTYKLDALKAVCKRNGSSDMTTLCGNKDNNDVVIQSSDLRPLENGGSSTTTVGLNADTNCKENVSNEKANERTYISKADIRKNMRRMRNGPGRNQSLGGRVENSKGFLPNSFDRVLLDAPCSALGLRPRLFAGEDK, encoded by the exons atgaagaagaaagggaGGGATTTACTTGAAGCCTTCCGCAAAACCTTCCTCACTCTCCAGAACCCTACTCCCCGCCAG ATAAAGATGGATGCATCATCAGAGCGTTACTGTTACAACCCCATATTGCGTTGGAATCCTCAGGTGGAAGATTACTTCATCAAAGCCTATGGGTCTCTTCATTTTGCTCAAATCTCCAAAGCTTTAAC GCGTCCATCTTGCTACTCTTGTATTCGAGTGAATACTCTCAAGACGACAAGTGATGCTGTCATTGAGAAACTTCAGGAAATCATGAGAAAGTCAGGGTCTGATAATGATGTTGAAGACATAAATTTCGAAGAAATTAAAGCAAATAAAAGTATTGATTTGGATATGGCTGAGAAGCAATCGTGCTTGCAAAATGGGTCTGTCTCTAAGTGTCAGATACCAGGCTTAGAATATGTTGTATTTGTCAAGGGTTCTGGACCACATACAATTGACTATGGTTATGCGCCTGATAAACCTCCGAAGGAGGTACTTGTTAGTAGGAAATGTGCTGAAGCAGTTCTTCGAGGTGCTCAG GTATATGTTCCTGGTGTAATGGCCTGCAGTGCTCATGTTGAGGAAGGGGATGCAGTTGCAGTTTCAGTTGCTGTGGAGCAGCCTGCTCCTGATGGTGGATGGGGACTTGGTATAACACGTGGGACTGTTCTGCAGGGACTGCAGACAG ATCCTTATTACTTTGAACGAAATGGATTATACATTGGTCAAGGAACAACAATGTTGTCAAGAGCTCGGATCTTTCGTGCTTCTCTAGGAATTGCTGTTGATATGAATAATCAAGTATTTAAGTTGCCTTCCTTTCATG ATGTGCTTGAGGGGGAAATATTTCTTCAAAACCTGCCAAGCATTGTCGCTGCTCATGCTCTTG aTCCTCGGAAAGGTGAGCGAATACTAGACATGTGTGCAGCTCCAGGAGGGAAGACAACTGCAATTGCTATCCTTATGAAGGATGAAGGGGAGGTCATTGCTGCAGATAGATCTCATAATAAG GTTATGGATATTCAGAAATTGGCTGCTGAGATGGGTTTGACTTGTAttacaacttacaaactagATGCTCTCAAAGCTGTTTGTAAAAGAAATGGGTCAAGTGACATGACCACTTTGTGCGGTAACAAGGATAACAATGATGTAGTGATTCAAAGTTCTGACTTGAGGCCTCTTGAGAATGGGGGTTCATCTACTACCACTGTAGGATTGAATGCTGATACAAATTGCAAGGAGAATG TTAGCAATGAAAAAGCGAATGAGAGAACTTACATTAGCAAAGCTGACATCAGGAAGAACATGCGAAGAATGAGGAATGGTCCTGGGAGAAATCAAAGCCTAGGTGGTAGGGTTGAGAATTCAAAAGGCTTCCTTCCTAACAGCTTTGATCGGGTTCTTCTTGATGCTCCTTGTTCGGCTCTTGGTTTGAGACCTAGACTTTTTGCTGGAGAG GATAAATAA
- the LOC18612232 gene encoding putative methyltransferase NSUN6 isoform X3 has translation MKKKGRDLLEAFRKTFLTLQNPTPRQIKMDASSERYCYNPILRWNPQVEDYFIKAYGSLHFAQISKALTRPSCYSCIRVNTLKTTSDAVIEKLQEIMRKSGSDNDVEDINFEEIKANKSIDLDMAEKQSCLQNGSVSKCQIPGLEYVVFVKGSGPHTIDYGYAPDKPPKEVLVSRKCAEAVLRGAQVYVPGVMACSAHVEEGDAVAVSVAVEQPAPDGGWGLGITRGTVLQGLQTDPYYFERNGLYIGQGTTMLSRARIFRASLGIAVDMNNQVFKLPSFHDVLEGEIFLQNLPSIVAAHALDPRKGERILDMCAAPGGKTTAIAILMKDEGEVIAADRSHNKVMDIQKLAAEMGLTCITTYKLDALKAVCKRNGSSDMTTLCGNKDNNDVVIQSSDLRPLENGGSSTTTVGLNADTNCKENVSNEKANERTYISKADIRKNMRRMRNGPGRNQSLGGRVENSKGFLPNSFDRVLLDAPCSALGLRPRLFAGEVAWTIDKTAVAKHTHNMKHTSYIWIQLFPF, from the exons atgaagaagaaagggaGGGATTTACTTGAAGCCTTCCGCAAAACCTTCCTCACTCTCCAGAACCCTACTCCCCGCCAG ATAAAGATGGATGCATCATCAGAGCGTTACTGTTACAACCCCATATTGCGTTGGAATCCTCAGGTGGAAGATTACTTCATCAAAGCCTATGGGTCTCTTCATTTTGCTCAAATCTCCAAAGCTTTAAC GCGTCCATCTTGCTACTCTTGTATTCGAGTGAATACTCTCAAGACGACAAGTGATGCTGTCATTGAGAAACTTCAGGAAATCATGAGAAAGTCAGGGTCTGATAATGATGTTGAAGACATAAATTTCGAAGAAATTAAAGCAAATAAAAGTATTGATTTGGATATGGCTGAGAAGCAATCGTGCTTGCAAAATGGGTCTGTCTCTAAGTGTCAGATACCAGGCTTAGAATATGTTGTATTTGTCAAGGGTTCTGGACCACATACAATTGACTATGGTTATGCGCCTGATAAACCTCCGAAGGAGGTACTTGTTAGTAGGAAATGTGCTGAAGCAGTTCTTCGAGGTGCTCAG GTATATGTTCCTGGTGTAATGGCCTGCAGTGCTCATGTTGAGGAAGGGGATGCAGTTGCAGTTTCAGTTGCTGTGGAGCAGCCTGCTCCTGATGGTGGATGGGGACTTGGTATAACACGTGGGACTGTTCTGCAGGGACTGCAGACAG ATCCTTATTACTTTGAACGAAATGGATTATACATTGGTCAAGGAACAACAATGTTGTCAAGAGCTCGGATCTTTCGTGCTTCTCTAGGAATTGCTGTTGATATGAATAATCAAGTATTTAAGTTGCCTTCCTTTCATG ATGTGCTTGAGGGGGAAATATTTCTTCAAAACCTGCCAAGCATTGTCGCTGCTCATGCTCTTG aTCCTCGGAAAGGTGAGCGAATACTAGACATGTGTGCAGCTCCAGGAGGGAAGACAACTGCAATTGCTATCCTTATGAAGGATGAAGGGGAGGTCATTGCTGCAGATAGATCTCATAATAAG GTTATGGATATTCAGAAATTGGCTGCTGAGATGGGTTTGACTTGTAttacaacttacaaactagATGCTCTCAAAGCTGTTTGTAAAAGAAATGGGTCAAGTGACATGACCACTTTGTGCGGTAACAAGGATAACAATGATGTAGTGATTCAAAGTTCTGACTTGAGGCCTCTTGAGAATGGGGGTTCATCTACTACCACTGTAGGATTGAATGCTGATACAAATTGCAAGGAGAATG TTAGCAATGAAAAAGCGAATGAGAGAACTTACATTAGCAAAGCTGACATCAGGAAGAACATGCGAAGAATGAGGAATGGTCCTGGGAGAAATCAAAGCCTAGGTGGTAGGGTTGAGAATTCAAAAGGCTTCCTTCCTAACAGCTTTGATCGGGTTCTTCTTGATGCTCCTTGTTCGGCTCTTGGTTTGAGACCTAGACTTTTTGCTGGAGAG GTGGCCTGGACCATTGACAAGACAGCTGTTGCaaaacacacacacaacatGAAACATACAAGTTATATATGGATACAGTTGTTTCCCTTCTAG
- the LOC18612232 gene encoding putative methyltransferase NSUN6 isoform X2, with protein sequence MKKKGRDLLEAFRKTFLTLQNPTPRQIKMDASSERYCYNPILRWNPQVEDYFIKAYGSLHFAQISKALTRPSCYSCIRVNTLKTTSDAVIEKLQEIMRKSGSDNDVEDINFEEIKANKSIDLDMAEKQSCLQNGSVSKCQIPGLEYVVFVKGSGPHTIDYGYAPDKPPKEVLVSRKCAEAVLRGAQVYVPGVMACSAHVEEGDAVAVSVAVEQPAPDGGWGLGITRGTVLQGLQTDPYYFERNGLYIGQGTTMLSRARIFRASLGIAVDMNNQVFKLPSFHDVLEGEIFLQNLPSIVAAHALDPRKGERILDMCAAPGGKTTAIAILMKDEGEVIAADRSHNKVMDIQKLAAEMGLTCITTYKLDALKAVCKRNGSSDMTTLCGNKDNNDVVIQSSDLRPLENGGSSTTTVGLNADTNCKENGRKNMRRMRNGPGRNQSLGGRVENSKGFLPNSFDRVLLDAPCSALGLRPRLFAGEETIETLRNHGKYQRRMFDQAVQLVRPGGVLVYSTCTINPGENEALVRYALDTYKFLSLAPQHPRIGGPGLVGSCQFPDGYIEEWLRPGEEELVQRFDPSSPLDTIGFFIAKFVVGPKET encoded by the exons atgaagaagaaagggaGGGATTTACTTGAAGCCTTCCGCAAAACCTTCCTCACTCTCCAGAACCCTACTCCCCGCCAG ATAAAGATGGATGCATCATCAGAGCGTTACTGTTACAACCCCATATTGCGTTGGAATCCTCAGGTGGAAGATTACTTCATCAAAGCCTATGGGTCTCTTCATTTTGCTCAAATCTCCAAAGCTTTAAC GCGTCCATCTTGCTACTCTTGTATTCGAGTGAATACTCTCAAGACGACAAGTGATGCTGTCATTGAGAAACTTCAGGAAATCATGAGAAAGTCAGGGTCTGATAATGATGTTGAAGACATAAATTTCGAAGAAATTAAAGCAAATAAAAGTATTGATTTGGATATGGCTGAGAAGCAATCGTGCTTGCAAAATGGGTCTGTCTCTAAGTGTCAGATACCAGGCTTAGAATATGTTGTATTTGTCAAGGGTTCTGGACCACATACAATTGACTATGGTTATGCGCCTGATAAACCTCCGAAGGAGGTACTTGTTAGTAGGAAATGTGCTGAAGCAGTTCTTCGAGGTGCTCAG GTATATGTTCCTGGTGTAATGGCCTGCAGTGCTCATGTTGAGGAAGGGGATGCAGTTGCAGTTTCAGTTGCTGTGGAGCAGCCTGCTCCTGATGGTGGATGGGGACTTGGTATAACACGTGGGACTGTTCTGCAGGGACTGCAGACAG ATCCTTATTACTTTGAACGAAATGGATTATACATTGGTCAAGGAACAACAATGTTGTCAAGAGCTCGGATCTTTCGTGCTTCTCTAGGAATTGCTGTTGATATGAATAATCAAGTATTTAAGTTGCCTTCCTTTCATG ATGTGCTTGAGGGGGAAATATTTCTTCAAAACCTGCCAAGCATTGTCGCTGCTCATGCTCTTG aTCCTCGGAAAGGTGAGCGAATACTAGACATGTGTGCAGCTCCAGGAGGGAAGACAACTGCAATTGCTATCCTTATGAAGGATGAAGGGGAGGTCATTGCTGCAGATAGATCTCATAATAAG GTTATGGATATTCAGAAATTGGCTGCTGAGATGGGTTTGACTTGTAttacaacttacaaactagATGCTCTCAAAGCTGTTTGTAAAAGAAATGGGTCAAGTGACATGACCACTTTGTGCGGTAACAAGGATAACAATGATGTAGTGATTCAAAGTTCTGACTTGAGGCCTCTTGAGAATGGGGGTTCATCTACTACCACTGTAGGATTGAATGCTGATACAAATTGCAAGGAGAATGGTAG GAAGAACATGCGAAGAATGAGGAATGGTCCTGGGAGAAATCAAAGCCTAGGTGGTAGGGTTGAGAATTCAAAAGGCTTCCTTCCTAACAGCTTTGATCGGGTTCTTCTTGATGCTCCTTGTTCGGCTCTTGGTTTGAGACCTAGACTTTTTGCTGGAGAG GAAACGATAGAGACGTTAAGAAATCATGGGAAATATCAAAGGAGAATGTTTGATCAGGCTGTTCAGTTAGTACGCCCTGGTGGGGTCCTTGTGTACTCAAC ATGTACAATTAATCCTGGTGAGAATGAAGCATTGGTCAGATATGCGTTGGATACGTATAAGTTCCTCTCTTTAGCACCACAG CACCCAAGAATTGGAGGACCTGGTCTTGTTGGTAGTTGCCAATTTCCAGATGGATATATTGA AGAGTGGCTAAGACCTGGAGAGGAGGAGTTGGTTCAGAGGTTTGATCCCTCGTCTCCACTTGATACAATAGGGTTCTTCATAGCCAAGTTTGTTGTAGGCCCCAAAGAAACCTGA